Proteins from a single region of Puntigrus tetrazona isolate hp1 chromosome 2, ASM1883169v1, whole genome shotgun sequence:
- the wu:fi34b01 gene encoding vegetative cell wall protein gp1, with translation MASWKIRGRLLIIVYFFTCITLVYCKSLLPFSETEKTNYEGGDDVSAQFVSGQEGYFVPFSNTDFLSDDAAISGLQKKTFIKGQLLGSSEAAWDAMSPKLRCGDDLINLQLSGPEVENVELCRGNGVAVLLTHLPPHCGHAAPTYTGLVYATPYDGCGVTQKGGYYVMQIQWQGNSAVISCPMTSNTANETFLGPNLPEYLNILLLPSPPDTQNPETPTVTQVSDFTTLKNPPSRYPQVSLQGFWPFPNYVFPGTVYSIDEQMEKPFTTALVSQGPDGKPQQPKYPQMPWLYDFVGYPYGDLKPAPSFGSDSKSGGQALDGKPPQPKYPQMPWLYDFVGYPYGDLKPAPSSGSDSKSDGQAPYGKPQQPKYPRMPWPYGDLKPATSSGSDSESDGQAPDGKPQQPKYPQMPWLYGDLKPAPSSGSDSESDGQAPDGKPQQPKYPQMPWLYDFVGYPYSDLKPAPSSGSDSESDGQAPDGKPQQPEYPQMPWPYGELKPAPSSGSDSESDGQAPDGKPSTT, from the exons ATGGCGTCTTGGAAAATACGTGGACGGTTAttaattatagtttattttttcacgTGCATTACTTTAGTATACTGTAAAAGTTTGTTGCCGTTTTCTGAAACGGAAAAGACGAACTATGAAGGTGGCGACGATGTTTCGGCACAATTTGTGTCAGGTCAAGAGGGATATTTTGTGCCCTTTTCTAATACTGACTTTCTCAGTGACGATGCTGCAATTTCAG GTCTGCAgaagaaaacattcattaaaggGCAGCTACTCGGTTCCTCTGAAGCAGCCTGGGATGCCATGTCTCCAAAATTGAGGTGTGGTGACGATCTCATAAATTTACAACTCAGTGGTCCAGAGGTAGAAAATGTTGAGCTTTGTCGAG GTAATGGGGTGGCTGTTCTTCTCACTCATTTGCCACCTCACTGTGGACACGCCGCACCCACTTATACAGGTCTCGTTTATGCTACTCCCTATGATGGATGTGGTGTTACGCAAAAG GGAGGGTATTATGTGATGCAGATACAGTGGCAGGGAAACTCTGCAGTCATTTCTTGTCCTATGACCTCTAACACTGCAAATGAAACTTTCCTGGGACCTAATCTTcctgaatatttgaatattctgCTGCTTCCCTCTCCTCCTGATACACAAAATCCAGAAACGCCTACAGTGACACAAGTGTCTgattttacaacattaaaaaaccCACCTTCTCGTTATCCCCAAGTGAGCCTACAAGGTTTTTGGCCTTTCCCCAATTATGTTTTTCCTGGAACAGTTTATTCCATAGATGAGCAAATGGAGAAACCTTTTACAACTGCCCTAGTTTCCCAAggaccagatggaaagcctcaacaacCCAAATACCCCCAGATGCCTTGGCTTTATGACTTTGTTGGTTACCCTTATGGTGACCTGAAACCTGCTCCATCCTTTGGCTCTGACAGTAAATCAGGTGGTCAAGCACTGGATGGAAAGCCTCCACAACCCAAATACCCCCAGATGCCTTGGCTTTATGACTTCGTTGGTTACCCTTATGGTGACCTGAAACCTGCTccatcctctggctctgacagTAAATCAGATGGTCAAGCGCCATatggaaagcctcaacaacCCAAATACCCCCGGATGCCTTGGCCTTATGGTGACCTGAAACCTGCTAcatcctctggctctgacagTGAATCAGATGGCCAAgcaccagatggaaagcctcaacaacccaaatacccccagatgccttggctttatggtgacctgaaacctgctccatcctctggctctgacagTGAATCAGATGGCCAAgcaccagatggaaagcctcaacaacCCAAATACCCCCAGATGCCTTGGCTTTATGATTTTGTTGGTTACCCTTATAGTGACCTAAAACCTGCTccatcctctggctctgacagTGAATCAGATGGCCAAgcaccagatggaaagcctcaacaacCCGAATACCCCCAGATGCCTTGGCCTTATGGTGAACTGAAACCTGCTccatcctctggctctgacagTGAATCAGATGGCCAAGCACCAGATGGAAAGCCCTCAACAACCTGA